One region of Suncus etruscus isolate mSunEtr1 chromosome 5, mSunEtr1.pri.cur, whole genome shotgun sequence genomic DNA includes:
- the LOC126009126 gene encoding microtubule-associated protein RP/EB family member 1-like yields MAVNVYSTSVTSDNLSRHDMLAWINESLQLNLTKIEQLCSGAAYCQFMDMLFPGSIALKKVKFQAKLEHEYIQNFKILQAGFKRMGVDKIIPVDKLVKGKFQDNFEFVQWFKKFFDANYDGKDYDPVAARQGQETAVAPSLVAPALNKPKKPLSSSSAAPQRPIATHRTTATPKAGPGVVRKNPGVGNGDDEAAELMQQVNVLKLIVEDLEKERDFYFGKLRNIELICQENEGENNPVLQRIVDILYATDEGFVIPDEGGPQEDQEEY; encoded by the coding sequence ATGGCAGTGAATGTATATTCAACATCAGTCACCAGTGACAATCTGAGTCGACATGACATGCTGGCATGGATCAATGAGTCTCTGCAGCTGAATCTGACGAAGATTgaacagctgtgctcaggggctgcatATTGTCAGTTTATGGACATGCTGTTTCCTGGCTCCATTGCCTTGAAGAAAGTGAAATTTCAAGCTAAGCTAGAACATGAATATATTCAGAACTTCAAAATACTACAAGCAGGTTTTAAGAGAATGGGTGTTGACAAAATAATTCCTGTGGACAAATTAGTAAAAGGAAAGTTTCAGGACAATTTTGAATTTGTTCAATGGTTCAAGAAGTTCTTTGATGCAAACTACGATGGGAAAGACTATGACCCTGTCGCGGCCAGACAAGGTCAAGAGACTGCTGTGGCACCCTCTCTTGTTGCTCCTGCTCTGAACAAACCAAAGAAACCTCTCAGCTCTAGCAGTGCAGCCCCGCAGAGGCCCATTGCAACACACAGAACTACTGCAACGCCTAAGGCTGGACCAGGAGTGGTGCGGAAGAACCCTGGTGTGGGCAATGGGGATGATGAAGCAGCCGAATTAATGCAGCAGGTCAACGTATTGAAACTCATTGTTGAAGatttggagaaagagagagatttctACTTCGGGAAGCTCAGGAACATTGAGCTAATTTGCCAGGAGAACGAGGGGGAGAACAATCCAGTACTACAGAGGATTGTGGATATTCTGTATGCCACGGATGAAGGCTTTGTGATCCCTGATGAAGGGGGCCCCCAAGAGGATCAAGAAGAGTATTAA